The following are encoded together in the Heterodontus francisci isolate sHetFra1 unplaced genomic scaffold, sHetFra1.hap1 HAP1_SCAFFOLD_43, whole genome shotgun sequence genome:
- the LOC137365001 gene encoding histone H2AX-like, with amino-acid sequence MSGRGKTGRKARSKAKSRSSRAGLQFPVGRVQRLLRKGNYAERVGAGAPVYLAAVLEYLTAEILELAGNAARDNKKTRIIPRHLQLAVRNNEELNKLLGGVPIAQGGVLPNIQAVLLRKKTSAQSSQKK; translated from the coding sequence atgtctggaagaggaaagaccggcaggaaagctcggtccaaggccaagtctcgctcctcccgggctggactgcagttcccggtgggccgtgttcaaaggctcctgagaaagggtaactatgctgagcgtgtgggtgctggagccccggtctatcttgctgctgtgctcgagtacctgaccgctgaaatcctcgagctggccggtaacgcggcccgggacaacaagaagacccgcatcatccccagacacctgcagctggccgtccgcaacaacgaggagctcaacaagctgctgggaggggtgcccatcgctcagggcggggtgctgcctaatatccaggccgtgctgctgcgcaagaaaaccagcgctcagagctcccagaaaaagtaa